CAAATGTCTGGTGTGAGTGATGAGAAGTTTAAAGCTTTACAGGTCAATAAAGATTCTGCTGAGCAAAATGTACTTTCAGTGAGTTCTGATGAATgtatcccagaatcctcagctggTCCCAGTAAATCAAGCATGTCTGCTGCTGAATCTAAACGGCTGAACCTGAGATCCAGAAGCATCACTTGTGTTATGgaaagtttcattaaaagcaagaaaactgccaaaatcatcatcatcatcatttatttatatagcgctgtcaagatacgcagtgctttaaaaatGCCTAAGAGAGAACTTTGTAGCCTTGTAACCAATCAGGAGTCATTTGTCTGAGTTGTGTCTGCACCAAACACTGCTGGGGGGAGTAGTGAGTGTACAGTCCCTGCAAAACCTGCAACTGGCAGTCAGCATGCTGGAATGGAAGGTGCTAAGAATGCAAAACCTGGAACTGGCAGTCAGCATGCTGGAATGAAAGGTGCTGAGTGCAAAACCTGGAACTGGCAGTCAGCATGCTGGAATGGAAGGTGCTGAGTGCAAAACCTGGAACTGGCAGTCAGCATTCTGGAATGGAAGGTGCTGAGTGCAAAACCTGGAACTGGCAGTCAGCATGCTGGAATGGAAGGTGCTGAGTGCAAAACCTGGAACTGGCAGTCAGCATGCTGGAATGGAAGGTGCTGAGTGCAAAACCTGGAACTGGCAGTCAGCATGCTGGAATGGAAGGTGCTGAGTGCAAAACCTGGAACTGGCAGTCAGCATGCTGAAATGGAAGGTGCTGAGTGCAAAACCTGGAACTGGCAGTAAACATTCTTGAATGGAAGGTGCTGAGTGCAAAACCTGGAACTGGCAGTCAGCATTCTGGAATGGAAGGTGCTGAGTGCAAAACCTGGAACTGGCAGTCAGCATGCTGGAATGGAAGGTGCTGAGTGCAAAACCTGGAACTGGCAGTTTTAAAACTGGAATGGGAAGCACTGAGTCTAAAGCACTTGCAAAACATGCAACTGGCAGGACTGGAATGGGAAACACTGAGAAAGCAGCAACAGCAGACGCTATGCATTCATCTATACTGGGCCAGAGTCTGAGATACCAGACAGAAACTTCATTGGTAAAACTCTCCTCAAAGACTTTATGGGCTTCTCAGCCAATTGTTTATGTTCACTTCCCTGGCACAAGGCAGTTTGACTTCAGCTTCAAGTTGCCCCAGAATCTGGATATTTTCTGGGAGATTGTCCAAAAAACAAAGAGAGAGCCTATATGGAAAAACCTAACTAAACAGAGCAATGTGGCCATAACAATTCTACTGCACTCTGAATGTGTGGAATTATCTGATATCTTCTTCTGACTTAAGAGACAATAACAGGTTCTGGAAGGGCCTCAGAGAATGTTTGATGACTGTCAAAAATATGTTGTATGTAACCTGTGTCCTGCTGTGGGTCACTATTTTAGCAGGTGCCCTAAAGCTTCTCATAGGGTGGAGGAAAAGCTGGACCATGACAATCTAATGAATGAGGCACTAAATGAATGTCTCGAGACAGAATTGACTGAAAGAAGAGATTTGGAACCAACTGAAACTGTTTCCCAAGTCACCCAGGAAACTGATCCAGCAGATGATTCTGTGATGGAAGTTTCCACCTAATTAAGAGTTACCTGGTACACCAGCAGATGATGGCTACCAAGTTgtacagaggaaaaagaaaaaaaggagaaaagtaaaTGCACCAGTGATGATTCCGTGCAGTTACCCTATAAAGTTACTTCAGGCAGATTTGAGGTCTTGGAAACTTGTACTGAGCCTGAAGATCAAACAGAACATGAACACTTGGAGATCAGACTTATGAGGAACTTCCGGAGACACACGATGAGCCTTTATCATCTTAAGTTAAAATGTGGGGCTCATAAGGTGACAATGTGGGCAAGGAAAGAAATTGATGGTAATGGGTTTCAATGACTCTCAGGATCAGCTCACTTAAGGTGAACAGTGCTTTATACAAGAGACCAGGCTTAAGAACAATAATGATGTTTATCATGCTAAAAGAGTGCACTTTGGGCCCTCATGTTGGTCATTTGGATTAGATGAATATGATGGGATAGGAGTCCtatttaaaacaaatgatttttctgtTGATAAAATAATTGAGGTTCATCCTGGTAGCTGTCTCTTATTAGAGCTGACCAAGAATGGTACCAGTTATCGTATTATTGTTTATGGGCCTCAAAACATATCTGATAGGAAGGATTTCATTTCTAAGATCAAGCCATATTGTTTTACATGTAAAGTTTTGGTTGTAGGAGGAGATTAGAATTTGTCAGCAATACGGACAGGACCAGGAATCATGTCTTACAGTACGAttaaaattttcttaaaaaaatatcagGCTGGGTTAATTGACTGTTGGCTTAGATCAAACTGAAGCATTTGCTAGAGTTCATCATGCTTTCTGTATCTTACATTGAGGAAGTATAGCATATCTGATGTATTTATCAATCAGTCTTGTATGAAGAAGCCGTGagtgttcctttaattaaagttTAGGAGGATCCTGGAGTACATCAGGTCTGTCCCATAAGCCCACGACTATATGTTTATAGTATTGATCCCTTACTGAGAATTCAGGATCATAGCGGGATCCAAGGGAAGGAGATATGTGTAAGGGACAGTCAGAATGGGTAAAGGCTTGTGCTTATGCAAATATTTCTGTCTTTCTCCATTCTGATGCAGATAATTCTGTATTACAGTTAAGAAATAGATGCTTTTTCTCATGTGTCCAACTCAGTGGTGAATAAAGATAAAAGTGAGGCTCTGTGGGTTGGGGAGGAAGGAAAGACCTTTGACATCCCTTATGTGAAACATGAGATTATATATATTCTTGGTATAACCCTTGCTTCTGCTGATAATATGACCCAAAATAACTGGGAAGAGAAGTTAGATATTTGTTCTCAAAAAGTGAGAACATTGAAGAACTGGAAGTGGTCCTACAGCAAAAAGATCCAGACCATGAAGTGTTTCTTGTTAcctttgtttatatatacacCAGCTTTGTGTTTCATTTGCCCAATACTTTGGTTTTTTCAATTTTTGTAGGGTAACTGCCTAAATATCATAAAGAGAAATGTGGTGTATCTCCCTAGGAAAGCTGGGGGGCTGTGTCCTGAATTGTTTTTCAATATTTTGTTCTTgtctaaagctggacatagacgccaagatttccctgcaatatcggacgaacgatcggacgtcctcatctcccgacctgccactaaccattcagatcaaacaaagcagcaaagaacagatcagccgatgttctgccccacaGCAATTGTAGGAAAGTTTTTGTCCAACAAAGCTaacagtgacagtctcccactgaatatTGTAGATCGTCAATACCTGCAGAGATATgatcgtcagccgacagaaatcttttaacctgtcccatcgactgaacgaccgatcggcatggcaagatgtcgggacactccacacatgatccaaaaatcgtatgaatcgaggatttgtacgatcggatctttgtgtctatggccagcttaagaatcgCGGTTTTCTAAAGATGGAGAAGGAATGTTTATGGAGGTTCTGTTCAGAAAGCAGATCAATGAATTCTTCCGAGTTTGGTTCATTGGAGATAGAATGAAGAGGATGGTGGGTAAATATAAGCAGTGCGCAGGGTATGCTCAGCAATGTATCCATATACTGATAAAGTGGCAGATATCGTATCAGGAATTCTTACAGTCTGATCGAAAGTCATTGTATAAAATGATTTATCATTGTGGAATGCAAGGAGTTTAAAATCTGCAAAACCAATACTTTTGTCTATTGAAACAGTTAAGAGCTTGATACATAATGATACATAATGATCTAAAAgatgtttatatgaaagaatcgGATACAGATTACTGGAGAAATACGGACTTGTCTTTTCTGTTTTAAGATTCTTTTGATGTCATTTGTTTAGTAAATTTGTTGCAAAgaatttataataaaacaaaaatttcctcctattgctccatataatcccTCATACATTTAACTACTACTGGTCCAAATAACTCCTCCTCCTTCTTTATCCCTATTGTATAGCCCCTCCCCCTACTAACTGCACCCACTGCCCCCAGCTAGAACTCCCTTTATAACCTATACAACCCCTCTCTGACGTCTTTTGTTTCATTCCAGTCAGATCACCCAAAGGATGGGGTCAGACAGAGATGAATGCAGGTAAGTCACACAATAGCTTTGAAAATGAGTAGATACTCATGTGGTGCTGCCTAGTTTGAAGCACAATGGGCAAACAAATCCTTTCTGGAGCTAAAACAGTAAACTGGCCATAGAACTTGCACTTACTGGGCTGTCACAATATCAGCTGATTATTACCCAAAAATCATTTCCCCTTTTCAGACAAAAATGGTACAATCCTGCACTGGGTTGAGGTCCCTCTGAATTCCAGCAGCCCAATCCAGTATCATGGCAAGAGGGGTGAATTCATCGTGAACCAGAGAGGACTGTACTATCTATACTGCCAGGTAAGCACTGAACacgtggcaaggccacaaaggcctgggcctagggcggcaaaatattaggggcggcatctTTATGGGGAGCACCGGGGACCTCCCGTCCGGGAAATCCAGCCCTGTCTCCCCATCTACTTACTTCTTTATACCTTTTTTCTACCCCATCTTTTTGCACAAAGTATATTTCAgttatgcttgacaaagaagtCTGTCCTGGTGCTCACTAAAGTTACAATATACATTGATACTTTCGTCTGTAAAGCCCCATGCTAACCAGTAGGTGGAATCATACCAAACTAACAACAAATGGATCTGACGATCCAAACCCGCCTCCCCAGGGAGCTGAGAATCAGGAAATAAAGCCTTAAGTAGGGATAGAAAACAGGTAAATACGGCAGCCACCTTTCTACCACTCATCTGTTTGGGTTTCTAAGATATTATAGGTTATAGTGGTTCTTCTCtaattaataatactaataaccCTTTaaggtgtacagtatatattagaaCAGGAGCAATAATGACAATATATAGTACAGTACAAATTTTGGTATTCCCAACCACAGTTTAAGGGCACCATACAGTCCGACAGGGGATCCCTTCTTTCATTccataatatatttacatttattgatgGATTGAACTGTGGCTACTAAATTAGAAGCCAGCGTTTGTCAATCCTTTTCAGTTCAGTCCCCTTGGAGGGCAAACCATTGGTCTGACCCCCcagctcataacaaggtgacAGATATAGGAAAGCATTGGTGTATAGTTTCAAGAAATCGAGGGCAGAAATAGGAATTCATGCCAAACCACACCAATCCCCAGAGCTAGGCTTCCAGGTGTATCCAAGAGATTAAATAGGTAGTCTGCAAACCTCAGACCAActagccttcaggctgagcccatGTCTTACACTGACCCCCTGTAGCCAGGCCCATAGTGTGTGCTATGCCCTAACATAATGATTTGAGCATGAGGTACTTAATTATAGCACATAgagttcatttttcaaaattgtattattattacccATCTCATAGGCATAATTTTGCtactgttcctggtggcttcatAATGAACCAAGAAGCTCCTAGTTGCTATGCAGTGTGATGCAAATAACATGTCTGTCTCTCCCCTGCAGGTTCACTTCAATGAGGCTAGAAGTGTCTACATCAAGCTCGATATCCTTCTAGATGGTTCTCTGATCTTTCGTTGCTTGCAGGAATTCTCCACCACTGCTGCCAGCATCCACGATCCAAAGGTGAAAACTTGTGCTGTGTCTGGGCTCTTCTCCTTGCGGCCCAACTCATCTCTCCGTCTTCGCACTATCCCAGATGCAAGTCTTAGAGTAGATCGATTCCTGACCTACTTCGGACTCTTCCAGGTTCACTGATGTAGCGTTCAGTGATGTAATCCTAGCACCTCCCAACAGAGATAGATTGGAGATGGTTTTAGGGATCCCGTTCCACGTTGGACTCCTGTATTACAAATATGGACCACAGAGACAAGATTTATTTGTACATTCAGAACCAGGAGGAACCTCACTACCATGGTTTATAATTTCTGAGGAGATGTATCTAAAATATAGAGGTCTGCACACACTGTAAATGACAGACAAAAGCAGTTTGGTTTCACAATGATAGAACCATACACACGCCAGACAATTGCTGTTTGCTTATGATTAATGTGTGCAGGAATCAAGAAAACCGCAGACCCAGATGCTGCAGATATTACATGCCCTCTGACAAGTGAAAGAGAAGGAGCAGAATGTACTGCAAATCATGAGCAATCAAAGAACTTGGTGCTTTGCTAATTTCAATGTATGTAAATCCCCAATGTGGGAACAAACCCAAAAAGACAGAGGAGATTTATAATGTGGAATAAAAGATAGATGAGGACTAAATGCAGCAGAATCcaatggaaatataaaaaaaaaatgactgttctCAAAGACAAAGAGGGCAATGGATAGCAACACCCAGAATGCATTGCTCATCTAGAATTACTGCATAACGGTTTTCCAAAGCTAGGTATGATAATGGACACCCAACAACTGGACTGCAGTGAAGATCTAGTCTCCCTCCCAAAAGGGACACTGCAATTATGATCATCATAAATCCAACGGAGACCTAAGCACAGGGGTGTTTCCGAATCAAGATTTTGGGGTGCTTGATTGCATTTCACAGCATGGATGGAAccctatcaaatgggggtcaaggCATCCTAATCAAGGCAGGTTAATCTGTGCTGTAccatagctttataaataaaccgACTGAAGGGTTCTAAGATGAATGAAGGAGGACCTTCCTGTGTGTTAAAGCAACAAATTGAATGGCAGTGAGCAAGAAGGGCAGTCTCTATATCTGCTGTGAACATTCCTCATTTATCTACATTATAGATATAACTACTGCTGGCCAATCACGTCTTGCTCCTGTATGACCTTCTGCCTTCTCTTGGCAAGTACCAACTAAAAAGTTGTTGAAGAAGAAGCCATCAGTATTATTAGAATGCAGAAAGGTTAACAGAGATAAATGTAATAGAATCAGCAACAAAACACACATCAAATGCACTTTAATACTTACCAACAACTGTTGGAGAATTGTCTGTGCCTCTGCTGGGTTCTCTAGCCTAATGCGTCTTTTCTTAGGGTAACACAGCGAGACTCAAACTCTCAGGAGGAGCTACGATCTCTGGTCTCCCCTGTAACACTTCCATTTGATCTTATCTCTGACCATATAGTTGACAAAGACAACTCGGATTCCAATACCAGGGTGCAAAATGTATTGTTGGGTTGGTGAGGAGAAACAAGGACATAGACAGGCAACTCAAGACAAATACAGAGAGGGAGAGTAATTGGGTTAGAGGGTAACAGTAAGTGGCAGATGGGAATTAAGCACAGCCTTTAGTTGTACCCAGAAAGGTAAGAAGGCATTAGCTAAAAGACTTCAGGCAAGGCATAGTGGAACAGGGGTAGAATCAGAAATGAGAATATCCAGACATCTGGTCTTGTTGGCCTCACCCTAATGTTATTCGCTACAAGTTAGTCTTGCCTTCCATATAATCAATGCTCAAACGGGTTACAAGTTGGTATAGCCCTCAGAACATCTCATTGGCCACATTCTGGTCTCCCCTGCAGATGATGTAGATCTAGGAATATACCACAGTTGAGGATCACAGAGCTAATGTCTTaaacatgatctttagcaaatgTGACTGCAAGGCAGAGAATACCCTGCAACTCTGGAAAGGGAGAAGGTGTTGGGTCAAGATGCTTGTAAGAATTGGCTGTATtttggcaaacaaaaaaaaatctcacacaTATATGTGTCGATCGTGCCAATTTAGACATTTCTGACAATTTGTGAGAACAccatattccagcctcttttAAGGCCTGTGTCAAGTATGATTTTAATAGTCTTCTAGTTATTAGGATTTTGGTAAGTTCCAGTTTTTTTACAGCTCACCAATGCCCTGACTCAGTTGCCTGGTGCTCTCTTTTCTGCTGTAGCTTGTTGAGTAGGGGGGGCACAATTACCTGTAGGCAGCCATCAACTCAGGAAGAAATGAACAAGAGAAAGGAAGACAAAGgcccattatttttaacattaaatactCATGAAATACTATTTGGCCTAAACCTACTCGCATCATCATGTCTATATCAACACTTCCCCGCAGTGCTTCATATATTTGCGTCAATAGCTCCTACATTGTTGGTACGTTCCAGAACACACTAGTCACTAGCTCCCATGCCAATGGGCAAGAGTCTCTCTGTATGCTAGTGGTTTGCACACAAAGGAGCAATTGCTACcgcaaattcaccagtgtgatgtAATTtagttacttcgctgatttactaacgggtgctggcgtaaattcaccagtgcttggcaaattaatgctagcgcaacttcgctacctttcgcctccctgagcggaactttggattttagtgaattagcggcactcGGGCGAAACTTTGTATTATATTCATTGCGTGTATGGTGTGAGACGagatgaccgatatcggcagaagacttggatatcagtcggcttgcCGATCAGGCTGACTGGAATATTTCGAAGGcaccgaacatcggccattgttagtgggGAATCATCCATTCATTTCAGGTTTCTCTTGCAATCGTGCCTCTTAATGGGCACAATCCTTTTGAGCGGGTGTAATGCTAAGTCATCTTGAAAAATCCAATTCCCTCCCAATGGTCCAAAACTATTTTGAGATGAAATATCCGTGATGAGTGGTTGCCATTCACTAGGCCTGGATATTCCATGTAAATGCCTTTTTTGGCCTGCATCTCTCATTAACATCTCCCTTGCTAGTAAACGACATACCCTAATTACCCTTACAGGAAAGAAACCCGTCTTTTGCTGATTGTAAAACCACCTGTCCTACAGTCTTAGTGGCTAGTAGGGATGAGCAGaatattttgctgtgaaaaaatacCCATAGTatctaatgtaaaataaaatgttactcaGTTTGAAAAAAGTTGAGAGAAAAAGCACCCTCTTACAACAACAGCCTATTTACTGCACTGAATGCTACATACTGGTGCTATGAGGTGGTGCACTGGGTAGTTTCCTATAAAATCTTTACAGTGGTTTCTCAAGTGCCCTTAATGCAGCCATTGTTGAACTATAGTCTCCACTGTTCTCTGGTCGGAGCCGATGATAGGCTGGAATATCTGGACCACAGCCATTATCGGTCTATTGTAACTAGAAGTGCAAATCCAGGCACTATACAGGGCAGAGTTTGCACAACTGCGGTTTTTCAAATTTAACTGCTATCTGCTGTAGACTCTGTGAGCCGAGGATCCTGCACATTTCCTATGTCCTGACCTTGTACTGTACAGGGGTCCAGCCATGTGCAGGGAGGGCGTGGCTTTGCATTTACcagatatattaatatatgcatttataactGTCACTTATAATAAAGGTATATTTTATAAAGAGCTTGGAGTCGTGTTTCTTGGGGGggtattaaaaataatatgaatcATTGTAAATCATATTGAGAATATATGACTGATAGCAGTGTGCTGATCCTAAGAGCTGACATTTTATATTCGATACCGATCAGATGCTGGCTGTCACATGAGAGGTATGAAGACACAATGCCAACTGGTTGAGCCACCCCAACATTTATCCCCAATTTCTAAACTTACCTACATTGTCCTTACGCAAGGATCCAATCCCTCTGGTACACCCTAACCCACAACAGATGGAAGGGAGCAGTGGGCAGCATTGCAGCTCTGGGGTCTTGATGCCAACCAGGGCACTTTGTGAGAGGTGTCTGTATATTCTCTCTGTCTCTGCATTTGTCCCCccctaaaaaaattcaaatgccaGTCCATAGTGCGTGTGTGATAGGACCTGAAGCTCCACTAGCTGCATCTCTGCAGCATAtggcagtgctatataaataaaagggaaaTTATGATACTGGAACAGTTTACAGAAGCAGGCACTGTGTTTCCCCAGAAGCTCATTTGCATGGAATAATCTTTCCTGGTGACTCATTTAACCCTTTGGGAATAAGCGACGTTTGGGATAAAAAGGGCAGGCAGATGTTTGGCTGACAGCTAAGGTAAGTTTTAGGGTACCCTCCCCACTCTCCTTTATAcccttctcctctctctctgctgGTTGGCTCCCTATTAATGTCTTTTCCCCTCACCAACTCACCTGCCTTCCCTCCCCACACTGTCCACTATGCTCCACATCTCCCCCCTTCTCTGTGCTTTGGGCTCTTTCACTCTCTACTTTCTAACTTTCGTTTTCCTGCAAACACGACTTtcttttccttctctctctcttattctgTGCATTGCTCCCTTCATTTTTCCGGATTCCGACGCACTCTCCGACTGCCAACCTGGTTTTCACTTTGTGGCAACTGTCAGCATTGAGATTTCTTGGCTGCCAAATGACGGTATGTTGGTTATGTTCTTACTCTCTATTTCGGTCCCTAAACCACCATATTGATGTTTAATGGTGTCATTCCCTCAGAGTCCCCTGTTTCATGCTGCACCAGGACTCCGTATCCCAAAACCCTAAGGGCCCCTTGCGAAGAAAACATAGATAAAAGCACAGAATCTATGATATTGTGTAACAAGTGCCAGATATCTTCAGTATTTACATCAGAGATGATTAACTGGGGCCCTCCTGCTGTTGACTTGTCATCCTGATCTGAAACTTCCAACATCAGAATAAAGCTGCACTTATTGCCAACAGGATTTAAGGTTGGCACTTGAACAGTATTATACTGGCCTGGATTGTGAAAATGTTGCAGTGATGGGAATATCCTATAAAACCAGGACCCACATCAGGCAGGTTCAGTGTAATAATTGGGGTTGCTGGTGGGTCCAGGTATTGGTGTTGCCAGACCTCCCACCTTGATAATTATCTTCCACCTAGCCCTCCCTGTTAGTGACGTCAGATGTAGGCCCCTCCCCCTCTGTGATGTTACCTGCAGGTATGGGTACAGTTCAGAGCAAGGGTCCATGGCTGGGTGTGGGGTTCCTAGATGCTCAAACTGTAGTGCCTAATGGAAACAAGATGGCAACTTACCTTATTGGGGTGCAGTCCTGTCCTGAGCTATATAGCAGCCCTATAATGGAATATAAATGCATTCTCCTGCACTCAGTGGCCAGCACAAATGTTCTCAGTATATAGAGGATATAAGTATTACTGGTATGGTCCCTGTGCCCTTCCTGTCGTTAGTACATGTTGCAATAATCCCTTCATTCTGCCACGCCCTCCCTCTCTTCCTTTAAGCCACTGTACTCAATTTAGGAgaaaaagcagaagccagagtcGTGATGTCCCACATGGTGACCTGTGGATCTATTAGCCTGGCACGGGGAGTCTGGGGGGGCACAGGAGCCTGGCTGGGGGTCCTCATTTGCCTCATTGCTCTCATGTGCCAATCAATCCACATTGGCAACCTGCAGGTGGAACTCTCCTTGATGAGGAAGACTCAAGAGGAACGGAGGCCAGAGGTGGGTGGCTGACCTTATGCATTGATTACTCTTGGCACTTGATGTAGAAGTACTGGCAGACTCATAAGATAGATGTTTAGATCAATGCTACAATCACTGTGTGCACTTTAAACTGGCTATACACCACAAAATCCTGCAGCTCTATCCGGCAGCTGTTAAACTACCACTCCCAGCATACTGTGACAGCAGAAGGATCttgagaatgctgggaattgtactaGTTGTAGTGCAAGCAGAAGGCATTCTCCTCTGGGCCCTCCAGCACTATGGAGATGGATGCATAGTATTTGGTGTAGGAGTCGATACTCAAAGGATTAATAGGATGAGGCTGCCACTCATGTCCATATGATCCATTATTGTAGTCTTTGAGGCAAACGAAGAGTTATAATCGTCTGAAATCATATGACTGGCTACAAAACGTGCAATAAAAGTCTTGCTAAATAGTACAGTCATGTAAAAGCTGAGTCAGACACCGCACCTTCCTACTTGGTCTCTTTATCA
Above is a genomic segment from Xenopus laevis strain J_2021 chromosome 3L, Xenopus_laevis_v10.1, whole genome shotgun sequence containing:
- the LOC108711778 gene encoding tumor necrosis factor ligand superfamily member 12, producing the protein MQILDIYITFWKSEEPHKLQKSKWTMTHWRKKGSGRRTLLLLVLLALVLGGTALCLASVNLLLTTTGWGKTLRQGQVLLHQDLPYQQLDTETQIYYQNVWEKQQYLYQKLREKSRPRRAAKDKKKRKPPLYAAHYEVRSPKGWGQTEMNADKNGTILHWVEVPLNSSSPIQYHGKRGEFIVNQRGLYYLYCQVHFNEARSVYIKLDILLDGSLIFRCLQEFSTTAASIHDPKVKTCAVSGLFSLRPNSSLRLRTIPDASLRVDRFLTYFGLFQVH